The following coding sequences lie in one Vibrio casei genomic window:
- a CDS encoding aromatic amino acid transporter has protein sequence MTTMATKKPSLVGGACIIASVCVGAGMLGLPSAGAGSWTLWSILAIALTMAVMTVSGWLLLEAFKHYDLNVSFNTVTSDLLGEKVNAFNNLTVYFVGGILLYAYTTSFGLILQGSLGLESKTASIIFVFLASSVVWHSTRAVDRISVVLICIMLFSFIFGVFGLTVHVDFSKLTDAVNQNGEYAKYAMALLPIALTSFGYHHSVASMRSYYGEERKAKYAILGGTSIALFLYVIWLVSIFGHLSRDSFGPVIAQDGNVDVLLSALGTVVSSEKVSQAINVFSVSAILSSFIGVGLGVFDYIADLFHFDNRNKSGRTKTWAVTFMPPLVLSLLFPFGFILAIGYAGAAATVWTCIIPALLVLKSRQREGSEKGFLVKGGKIVPYFVLGFGVATAIFHFLTMVDVLPVFRG, from the coding sequence ATGACAACCATGGCAACAAAGAAACCCTCGTTAGTTGGTGGTGCTTGTATTATTGCAAGTGTGTGTGTTGGGGCAGGAATGCTTGGTTTGCCAAGTGCTGGTGCGGGTAGCTGGACGCTTTGGTCTATTTTAGCCATTGCATTAACCATGGCGGTAATGACGGTTTCGGGTTGGTTATTACTTGAAGCATTTAAACATTATGATTTGAATGTATCATTTAATACTGTGACATCTGATTTGTTAGGTGAAAAAGTTAATGCTTTTAATAACTTAACCGTATATTTTGTGGGTGGGATTTTATTGTATGCCTATACCACTTCTTTTGGTTTAATTTTGCAAGGATCGCTTGGGTTAGAAAGTAAAACTGCCTCGATTATATTTGTTTTTCTTGCTTCTAGCGTTGTGTGGCATTCAACTCGCGCAGTGGATCGTATTTCCGTTGTCTTGATTTGTATCATGCTGTTTAGCTTTATTTTCGGTGTATTTGGTTTGACGGTTCATGTGGATTTTTCGAAATTGACTGATGCCGTTAATCAGAATGGTGAATACGCAAAGTATGCAATGGCGTTACTCCCTATCGCGTTAACCTCATTTGGTTATCATCATTCAGTGGCTTCAATGCGGTCGTACTATGGTGAAGAACGCAAAGCGAAATATGCCATTTTAGGCGGTACGTCGATTGCGTTATTTCTTTATGTTATTTGGTTAGTGAGCATTTTTGGGCATTTATCTCGTGATTCGTTTGGTCCTGTAATTGCTCAAGATGGCAATGTGGATGTTTTACTGAGTGCGTTAGGTACAGTGGTCTCTTCAGAAAAAGTATCGCAAGCGATTAATGTTTTTTCAGTTTCCGCGATTTTATCTTCGTTTATTGGTGTGGGGTTAGGCGTATTTGACTACATTGCTGATTTATTCCACTTTGATAACCGCAATAAATCGGGCCGTACGAAAACGTGGGCAGTCACGTTTATGCCACCACTGGTATTGTCTTTACTTTTCCCATTTGGTTTCATTTTGGCAATAGGTTATGCGGGAGCAGCCGCCACGGTTTGGACTTGTATTATTCCTGCTTTACTCGTATTGAAATCTCGTCAACGAGAAGGCAGTGAGAAAGGCTTCTTAGTTAAAGGCGGAAAGATTGTTCCTTATTTTGTATTGGGATTTGGTGTGGCAACGGCAATATTTCACTTCTTAACGATGGTGGATGTGTTACCCGTATTTAGAGGTTAA
- a CDS encoding LysR family transcriptional regulator, giving the protein MLDIHWLKTFVTLAELKHFGKTANALHMTQPNVSLHIKQLEKNTRVKLIERNPFCLTQAGLRLLVSSKKALWELQVCQSDLNAINDLSQGTLTIAASDIISRLLLIEPFQLFKAEFPGIDFSLLNTTSSQASSLVKSAEADLGFVIAQKESEPLHFTELQQVKWCALGNDLELWQQAKYTDDASLTDLPTLILLGHDTRTRDLLDSALPSLNLPKYRIMEVGSVDAQIDWAEAGFGVAIVPEFSLYTKPSLTTKVTQLPQFPSTSLGYIVRQNQVLSKATKQLLHWVNEEISRRQ; this is encoded by the coding sequence ATGTTAGATATTCATTGGTTAAAAACATTTGTGACGTTGGCTGAATTAAAGCATTTTGGTAAAACGGCCAATGCATTACATATGACGCAACCTAATGTTAGCCTGCACATTAAACAACTTGAAAAAAACACCCGAGTGAAATTGATCGAGCGCAATCCATTTTGTTTAACACAAGCGGGGTTACGTTTATTAGTATCGTCGAAAAAGGCACTGTGGGAATTGCAGGTTTGTCAGTCGGATTTGAATGCGATTAATGATTTGAGCCAAGGCACATTAACCATTGCGGCGAGTGACATTATTTCTCGATTATTGCTTATTGAGCCTTTTCAGCTGTTTAAAGCCGAATTTCCGGGGATTGATTTTTCTTTGCTTAATACCACTTCATCGCAAGCATCTAGTTTGGTAAAGAGTGCGGAAGCGGATTTAGGATTTGTGATCGCACAAAAAGAAAGTGAGCCTTTGCATTTCACTGAGCTTCAGCAAGTAAAATGGTGTGCATTAGGCAATGATTTAGAGTTGTGGCAACAAGCAAAATACACCGATGATGCGTCCCTGACCGATCTACCAACATTGATTTTATTAGGGCACGATACCCGGACCCGAGACTTACTGGATAGCGCGTTACCATCATTAAATTTACCTAAATATCGGATTATGGAAGTGGGCAGTGTGGATGCGCAGATAGACTGGGCAGAAGCGGGGTTTGGCGTTGCGATTGTGCCGGAATTCTCACTTTATACGAAGCCGAGTTTAACCACAAAAGTTACCCAATTACCGCAGTTCCCTAGCACTAGTTTGGGTTATATTGTGCGGCAAAATCAGGTGTTATCTAAGGCGACTAAGCAGTTGTTGCATTGGGTTAATGAGGAGATTTCACGCAGGCAATAA
- a CDS encoding sensor domain-containing diguanylate cyclase — protein MMVSSIENILDAKTLSLVFENIDTAVFIGNLSRQIVAMNTAAEDLFGYKKEELIGQSTQVLYAKSSDFNKQGTYRFNAESNLVDDSYSMDYRNKADKTFKGQTTAGAIKDNLGNTLFFVVMIKDESSRLAAEGALNKLHTITSSRSLDFTQRVDEILKLGTEHFGLPIGIFSKVVDDEYVVQQAIHPDGALDSGMTFDLGITYCWHVYQSNDVQGFHHVSQSTIVSHPCYQSFKLEAYLGTPIFVDGARYGTLNFSSPEPTRPFIRQDFELIRLFAEWIGHEIARNNDLLELKNAHQQMRILADTDALTGLPNRGCTERVMNQYLNRVKGSASRRKLACALFDFDYFKSINDNYGHHIGDEVLKLFAQSVQIGCRDDDHYGRWGGEEFLAIFPDKSAEDVLPILQRLKKEMYGRPIRSKGEVIVPTFSIGLTDCQGDSINEVLKRVDGLLYKAKDNGRDRIEVG, from the coding sequence ATGATGGTCTCTAGTATAGAAAATATCTTAGATGCAAAGACGCTTTCTCTCGTTTTTGAAAATATTGATACGGCCGTTTTTATTGGAAACCTCTCACGACAAATTGTTGCCATGAATACTGCTGCAGAAGACTTGTTTGGTTATAAAAAAGAAGAGTTAATTGGTCAAAGTACCCAAGTGTTGTATGCCAAATCATCAGATTTCAATAAACAAGGAACGTATCGTTTTAACGCTGAGTCTAATTTAGTGGATGATTCTTATTCTATGGATTATCGGAATAAAGCAGATAAAACCTTTAAGGGACAAACTACTGCTGGGGCTATAAAAGATAACTTGGGAAATACGCTATTTTTTGTGGTGATGATTAAAGATGAATCTTCACGCCTTGCAGCAGAAGGTGCATTAAATAAGCTCCATACTATAACTTCTTCGAGGTCATTAGATTTTACTCAACGTGTAGATGAAATTTTAAAGTTAGGTACTGAACACTTTGGCTTACCGATTGGGATTTTTAGTAAGGTTGTTGATGACGAATATGTTGTTCAACAAGCGATTCACCCTGATGGTGCTTTAGATTCAGGAATGACGTTTGATCTTGGTATTACTTATTGTTGGCATGTATATCAATCTAATGACGTACAAGGCTTTCATCATGTATCTCAAAGCACAATTGTGTCCCATCCTTGTTATCAAAGTTTTAAGCTAGAAGCCTACTTAGGTACGCCTATTTTCGTTGATGGGGCACGTTATGGTACGCTTAATTTTTCAAGTCCTGAACCAACGAGGCCGTTTATACGCCAAGATTTTGAGTTGATTCGTTTGTTTGCAGAATGGATTGGACATGAGATCGCTCGAAATAATGACTTACTCGAACTTAAAAATGCGCATCAACAAATGAGAATTCTTGCCGATACCGATGCATTAACAGGGTTACCAAATCGAGGCTGCACTGAGCGTGTGATGAATCAATATTTAAATCGGGTGAAAGGCTCTGCATCTAGACGAAAATTGGCGTGTGCTCTTTTTGATTTTGATTATTTTAAATCCATTAATGATAATTATGGGCATCATATTGGAGATGAAGTACTTAAATTATTTGCCCAGAGTGTGCAAATAGGCTGCCGAGATGATGATCATTATGGTCGTTGGGGCGGAGAAGAGTTTTTGGCTATTTTTCCAGATAAATCAGCAGAGGATGTTCTGCCTATTTTACAAAGATTAAAAAAAGAAATGTATGGCAGGCCAATTCGTAGTAAAGGCGAAGTAATCGTACCGACTTTTAGTATTGGGTTAACGGATTGCCAAGGTGATTCAATAAATGAAGTCCTGAAGCGTGTGGATGGGCTTTTGTATAAAGCTAAAGACAATGGACGAGATAGAATAGAAGTTGGTTAA